In a single window of the Chelonia mydas isolate rCheMyd1 chromosome 8, rCheMyd1.pri.v2, whole genome shotgun sequence genome:
- the DMRTA2 gene encoding doublesex- and mab-3-related transcription factor A2 → MELRSEMPSVPSAPPSVPPSSVAAAAAAAAAASLPVSVAGSLLRGPPLLLRAAEKYPRTPKCARCRNHGVVSALKGHKRYCRWKDCMCAKCTLIAERQRVMAAQVALRRQQAQEENEARELQLLYGTAEGLALAAANGIIPPRPAYEVFGSVCSGASGEGGAGGSDSKLQKFDLFPKTLLPSRAVTPQQAGGKPLSPDGESVPGTSSPEARHGSGSENGDGESLLSSPVSKGPKEGEESPGSISPLGSDSGSEAEKDEQDPSPSAGGRQRTPIDILTRVFPAHRRSVLELVLQGCGGDVVQAIEQILNNRGPDKGPEESWARDGALQPSPAAAAAHHRPLIAGAMSPAIGTLGSRSAFSPLQPNASHFGAEASAYPLGTHLGLNPLRLAYSAHSRGLAFMAPYSTAGLMPTLGFRPPMDYAFSDLMRDRSAVHKEQVYSSGLYGPMVNNTPEKQ, encoded by the exons ATGGAGCTGAGATCGGAAATGCCCAGCGTCCCCTCGGCGCCCCCTTCGGTGCCCCCCAGCTCGGTGGCggccgcggcggcggcggcggcggccgcaaGCTTGCCGGTGAGCGTGGCCGGCAGCCTCCTGCGGGGCCCCCCGCTGCTGCTGCGGGCGGCCGAGAAGTACCCGCGCACGCCCAAGTGCGCCCGGTGCCGGAACCACGGGGTGGTGTCGGCGCTGAAGGGCCACAAGCGCTACTGCCGCTGGAAGGACTGCATGTGCGCCAAGTGCACCCTGATCGCCGAGCGCCAGCGCGTTATGGCCGCGCAGGTGGCGCTGCGCCGCCAGCAGGCGCAGGAGGAGAACGAGGCCCGCGAGCTCCAGCTGCTCTACGGCACCGCCGAGGGCCTGGCCCTGGCCGCGGCCAACGGCATCATCCCGCCCCGGCCAGCCTACGAGGTCTTCGGCTCCGTCTGCAGCGGGGCCAGCGGCGAGGGAGGCGCTGGGGGCTCGG ACTCCAAGCTGCAGAAGTTCGACCTGTTCCCCAAGACGCTGCTGCCCAGCCGGGCTGTGACCCCGCAGCAGGCGGGCGGGAAGCCCCTGTCTCCGGATGGGGAGTCGGTGCCGGGCACCTCCTCCCCAGAAGCTCGCCACGGCTCGGGCTCCGAGAACGGGGACGGCGAGTCCCTCCTGAGCTCGCCGGTCTCCAAGGGGCCGAAGGAGGGCGAGGAGAGCCCGGGCTCCATCAGCCCGCTGGGCTCCGACTCGGGCTCGGAGGCCGAGAAGGACGAGCAGGACCCGTCGCCCTCGGCCGGCGGCCGCCAGCGGACTCCCATCGACATCCTGACGCGGGTCTTCCCGGCGCACCGGCGCAGCGTGCTGGAGCTGGTgctgcagggctgcggcggggacGTGGTGCAGGCCATCGAGCAGATCCTCAACAACCGCGGCCCGGACAAGGGGCCCGAGGAGAGCTGGGCCCGGGACggcgccctgcagcccagcccggccgccgcggCCGCCCACCACCGGCCCTTGATCGCCGGCGCCATGAGCCCGGCCATCGGCACGCTGGGCAGCCGCTCCGCCTTCTCGCCCCTGCAGCCCAACGCCAGCCACTTCGGCGCCGAGGCCAGCGCCTACCCGCTGGGCACCCACCTGGGCCTCAACCCCCTGCGCCTGGCCTACTCGGCGCACAGCCGGGGACTGGCCTTCATGGCCCCCTACTCCACCGCCGGCCTCATGCCCACGCTGGGCTTCCGGCCGCCCATGGACTACGCCTTCAGCGACCTCATGCGGGACCGCTCCGCCGTGCACAAGGAACAGGTCTACTCCAGCGGCCTCTACGGGCCCATGGTCAACAACACCCCCGAGAAGCAATag